In Halorhabdus rudnickae, the following proteins share a genomic window:
- a CDS encoding DUF7123 family protein: MAEFSEEERAILEYLHERVTGEEGYFRAKGIAESIGLSAKQVGVRLPRLAEKADEVDIEKWGRTRSTTWRVTRT; this comes from the coding sequence ATGGCGGAGTTCAGCGAGGAAGAACGGGCTATCCTTGAGTACCTTCACGAGCGCGTGACGGGCGAAGAAGGGTACTTCCGGGCGAAGGGGATCGCCGAGAGCATCGGGCTCTCGGCCAAGCAGGTCGGCGTCAGACTCCCCCGTCTCGCCGAGAAGGCCGACGAGGTCGACATCGAGAAGTGGGGTCGGACACGTTCGACAACGTGGCGGGTCACCCGAACCTAG
- a CDS encoding CoxG family protein, with amino-acid sequence MAIRLERVIDVSAPPEDVWTFISDPEQRARHISVVEDFSIDGDGSATWHLSLPIPILDRTIAVETEDVEVRSPEHVKFVGRSRAMRVVGEQDLAETETGTRLTNRFTVEGRIPGIERFFKKNLEDEFDNLEAGLREFLDGRG; translated from the coding sequence ATGGCCATCCGTCTGGAGCGGGTGATCGATGTCTCGGCCCCGCCGGAGGACGTCTGGACGTTCATCTCCGATCCCGAACAGCGGGCGAGACATATCAGCGTCGTCGAGGACTTCTCGATCGACGGGGACGGCAGTGCAACCTGGCACCTCTCGTTACCTATCCCGATCCTCGATCGGACCATCGCCGTCGAAACCGAGGACGTCGAGGTCCGATCACCCGAACACGTCAAGTTCGTCGGGCGATCGCGGGCGATGCGCGTGGTCGGCGAGCAGGATCTAGCAGAGACCGAGACCGGCACCCGGCTCACCAATCGCTTCACCGTCGAAGGCCGCATCCCCGGGATCGAGCGCTTCTTCAAGAAGAACCTCGAGGACGAGTTCGACAACCTCGAGGCCGGCCTCCGGGAGTTCCTCGATGGTCGAGGCTGA
- a CDS encoding nitrilase-related carbon-nitrogen hydrolase — MESAAVRTNRDRARNGIRTAAEAGADLVALPESFTVGYFAFETGEPSPESLRGPTLEAIPEMAIEHDVAVLAGSLVEDLAATADCRGADPPASERLAKTSVLTAEVDPETVADVRGSFPAVRDRDE; from the coding sequence ATCGAATCAGCTGCCGTCAGGACGAATCGTGACCGTGCACGCAATGGGATCCGGACGGCCGCGGAGGCGGGCGCTGATCTGGTCGCACTTCCCGAATCATTCACGGTCGGATACTTCGCGTTCGAGACCGGCGAGCCCAGCCCAGAGAGTCTCAGAGGGCCGACGCTCGAAGCCATCCCGGAGATGGCTATCGAGCACGACGTCGCTGTGCTTGCCGGCAGCCTCGTCGAGGATCTCGCCGCGACGGCCGACTGTCGTGGAGCCGATCCACCCGCAAGCGAGAGACTGGCGAAGACGTCGGTCCTCACGGCCGAGGTCGATCCGGAGACTGTCGCCGACGTTCGAGGCTCTTTCCCAGCCGTTCGTGATCGAGACGAGTGA
- a CDS encoding AAA family ATPase: protein MVAAQRAVEVRVEGAHKRDAGRGIARVPESIRDRLGILSGDPIVIEGERETVAKVWPEDGTGEYVRIDADTRTNADVTVGTTVMLKPANLTDAERVLLCPIDGEVEGDVESTIESRLRGTPLRAGDRVTVPEIATFSVGETDPSGTVRVNDDTEIRVGLPIDEADTLEEGQDGDGSTGPGAVTYEDIGGLDEELDRVREMIELPLSDPDVFDRLGITPPKGVLLYGPPGTGKTLIAKAVANEVDAYFESISGPEIVSKYKGESEQQLRAAFERAEESAPSILFIDEIDSIAGARDDDADMENRVVAQLLTLMDGLAERGQVAVIGATNRVDSVDPALRRGGRFDREIEIGVPDRDGRREILEVHTRGMPLSEGVDLDRLAGQMHGFVGADIATAATESAMAALRRERDRPTVTREDFKRALSGVEPSAMRAYVAESPEVDFEDVGGLGDTKDTLRETVEWPLEYGPLFEATETEPLTGVLLHGPPGTGKTLLARALAGESGVNFIRVAGPELLDRYVGESEKAVRELFERARQTAPTIVFLDEIDAIAARRGDSQEVTERVVSQLLTELDGAAADPNLVVLAATNRRDAIDPALLRPGRLESHVKVPPPNQAGRRAILAIHTDGKPLGENVDLDAIAAETEGFSGADMDALVRDASLRAIREIATANDPEAANEHAGDVTITREHFEAALEGIEPSLR, encoded by the coding sequence ATGGTCGCAGCCCAGCGGGCTGTCGAGGTCAGAGTCGAAGGGGCCCACAAGCGGGATGCTGGTCGTGGGATCGCCAGGGTACCCGAGAGCATCCGGGACCGTCTGGGGATTCTCAGCGGCGATCCGATCGTCATCGAGGGTGAGCGCGAGACAGTCGCGAAAGTCTGGCCCGAGGACGGCACAGGCGAGTACGTTCGGATCGACGCCGACACGCGAACGAACGCGGACGTGACGGTCGGTACGACGGTGATGCTCAAGCCCGCCAACCTGACCGACGCGGAACGAGTTTTGCTGTGTCCCATCGACGGTGAGGTCGAGGGTGACGTAGAATCGACGATCGAGAGTCGCCTCCGTGGAACCCCGCTCCGTGCGGGTGATCGGGTCACTGTTCCGGAGATCGCTACCTTTTCGGTGGGGGAAACCGACCCGTCGGGGACTGTCCGGGTGAACGACGACACCGAGATCCGGGTCGGGTTACCGATCGATGAAGCCGATACACTCGAGGAGGGCCAAGACGGAGACGGATCGACTGGGCCGGGCGCAGTCACCTACGAAGACATCGGTGGCCTCGACGAGGAACTCGACCGCGTCCGGGAGATGATCGAACTCCCGCTCTCGGATCCGGATGTCTTCGACCGACTCGGGATCACCCCCCCGAAAGGCGTGTTGCTGTACGGGCCGCCAGGGACCGGCAAGACCCTGATCGCGAAGGCGGTCGCCAACGAGGTCGACGCCTACTTCGAGTCGATCTCGGGGCCGGAGATCGTCTCGAAATACAAAGGCGAGAGCGAACAACAGCTTCGGGCGGCTTTCGAACGCGCCGAGGAGTCGGCGCCGTCGATCCTCTTCATCGACGAGATCGATTCGATCGCCGGCGCGCGAGACGACGACGCCGACATGGAGAACCGCGTCGTCGCCCAGTTGCTGACGTTAATGGACGGCTTAGCCGAGCGTGGCCAGGTTGCAGTCATCGGTGCGACCAACCGTGTCGATTCGGTCGACCCCGCGTTGCGTCGCGGTGGCCGCTTCGACCGGGAGATCGAGATCGGCGTACCCGACCGGGACGGGCGCCGAGAGATTCTGGAGGTCCACACCCGCGGGATGCCCCTGAGCGAGGGCGTCGACCTCGACCGACTGGCCGGGCAGATGCACGGCTTCGTCGGAGCCGATATTGCCACCGCCGCCACTGAATCCGCGATGGCCGCGCTCCGACGCGAACGGGATCGTCCAACAGTCACCCGCGAAGACTTCAAACGAGCGCTTTCCGGCGTCGAACCCTCTGCGATGCGTGCCTACGTCGCCGAGTCGCCCGAAGTCGACTTCGAAGACGTCGGCGGGCTGGGGGATACCAAGGATACGCTCCGGGAGACCGTCGAGTGGCCACTCGAATACGGACCGCTGTTCGAGGCGACGGAGACCGAACCACTCACCGGCGTCTTGCTCCATGGGCCGCCGGGAACGGGCAAGACGTTGCTGGCCCGCGCACTGGCCGGTGAGAGCGGCGTTAACTTCATCCGAGTGGCCGGTCCGGAACTGCTAGACCGGTACGTCGGCGAAAGTGAGAAAGCTGTCCGCGAGCTGTTCGAGCGAGCGCGCCAGACGGCCCCGACGATCGTCTTCCTCGACGAAATCGACGCGATCGCCGCCCGCCGTGGCGACAGCCAGGAGGTGACCGAACGGGTCGTTTCCCAGTTGCTGACTGAACTCGACGGCGCGGCGGCCGACCCGAACCTGGTCGTCCTGGCGGCGACCAACCGCCGGGATGCGATCGATCCCGCACTCTTGCGCCCGGGTCGGCTCGAATCTCACGTGAAAGTCCCCCCGCCGAATCAAGCCGGCAGACGAGCCATCCTCGCAATCCACACTGATGGGAAGCCGCTCGGCGAGAACGTCGATCTCGACGCGATCGCTGCCGAAACGGAAGGATTCTCCGGGGCTGACATGGACGCGCTCGTCCGTGATGCCTCGTTGCGGGCCATCCGCGAGATCGCCACTGCAAACGATCCGGAGGCCGCAAACGAGCATGCCGGGGATGTGACGATTACTCGCGAGCACTTCGAGGCCGCACTCGAGGGGATCGAGCCGTCGCTCCGATAA
- a CDS encoding GNAT family N-acetyltransferase, whose protein sequence is MSSADALTDMWIDLAEGQWQHGSHLATEENRGPLRSTIARHIVSGRVRVARGDGRLLGFVMFSVESGTLERTVTRGLIENLYVIPERRRHGIGTALLEAAEKALAESGVDTVTLEVLADNDSARSFYDTHGYDPHRLTVEKAIESDTH, encoded by the coding sequence ATGAGTTCCGCCGACGCCCTCACCGATATGTGGATCGACCTCGCCGAGGGCCAATGGCAACATGGCTCGCACCTCGCGACGGAGGAAAACCGAGGTCCCCTTCGCTCGACGATCGCCCGACACATCGTCAGCGGCCGCGTCCGTGTCGCCCGGGGAGACGGCCGATTGCTGGGGTTCGTCATGTTCAGTGTTGAATCCGGCACGCTCGAACGGACCGTAACTCGTGGCCTGATCGAAAACCTCTACGTGATCCCGGAGCGACGCCGCCATGGGATCGGGACGGCGTTACTCGAAGCGGCCGAGAAGGCACTGGCCGAGTCAGGTGTCGATACCGTCACGCTGGAGGTGCTTGCCGACAACGACTCCGCACGGTCGTTCTATGACACCCACGGGTACGACCCCCACCGACTCACCGTCGAGAAAGCGATCGAAAGCGATACGCACTAA
- a CDS encoding CBS domain-containing protein, protein MSVSNTIREVMTRDYVGVSESDDLLEAGRLLREEGVDGAVVLRGNKPVGMLEVDAVLDAILKDGTAGTVSDVMADSIERVDAGEPIEVAADRLVGIEGSLLVVTDEGGDTVGVVTASDLVRAMALGREPEQDTTGNLEPNRTEGTASAGDSYSNQGICERCGALTSELVSFNGQLLCSDCRDI, encoded by the coding sequence ATGAGTGTTAGTAACACGATCAGGGAGGTGATGACCAGGGACTACGTGGGCGTCAGCGAGTCCGACGACCTCCTGGAAGCGGGTCGATTGCTTCGCGAGGAGGGGGTCGACGGCGCTGTCGTCCTGCGTGGGAACAAACCGGTCGGTATGCTCGAGGTTGACGCCGTCCTCGATGCGATCCTCAAGGACGGAACGGCCGGGACGGTGAGCGACGTAATGGCTGATTCCATCGAGCGAGTAGACGCGGGGGAACCGATCGAGGTCGCAGCCGACCGCCTGGTCGGCATCGAGGGGTCCCTGCTGGTAGTCACCGACGAGGGCGGAGACACTGTCGGCGTCGTGACGGCCTCGGACCTTGTCCGTGCGATGGCGCTGGGTCGCGAACCCGAACAGGACACTACCGGAAACCTCGAACCGAACCGGACCGAGGGCACAGCTAGCGCCGGCGATAGTTACTCTAATCAAGGGATCTGCGAGCGCTGTGGTGCCTTGACGAGCGAACTCGTCTCTTTCAACGGACAGCTGCTGTGTAGCGACTGCCGTGACATTTGA
- a CDS encoding DUF5785 family protein has translation MDWPHDPDGEHGSEGRRKYGQAIIAKKVDDEDFPVSAETFVEEYGDHPVRIDHERIVSVAEIFEHVNRSDFEDFPTFHTAVGEAMREAGLWPLELEHA, from the coding sequence ATGGACTGGCCGCACGATCCCGACGGCGAACACGGAAGCGAAGGGAGGCGAAAGTACGGACAGGCGATCATCGCCAAGAAAGTCGACGACGAAGACTTCCCCGTCTCGGCCGAGACGTTCGTCGAGGAGTACGGCGATCATCCGGTTCGTATCGACCACGAGCGCATCGTCAGCGTGGCAGAGATCTTCGAACACGTAAACCGCTCGGACTTCGAGGACTTCCCGACCTTTCACACGGCCGTTGGCGAGGCGATGCGTGAGGCCGGCCTCTGGCCTCTCGAACTCGAACACGCCTGA
- a CDS encoding ABC transporter permease: MRIRPLLVKELIWSKRNVLALIVLLVAVPAVFAGASVGFQTVIPTDMPIGVVGAGENVTTDDLTITEGAVTFFSDPVRYGSKQAALDDLRREQVYAVLEVPPNVGTQSAEPLEFTLHVDGSLVPFRETSKVITNNLNARLSDSLPIDVRVSRTVVEPTHTLPEYLIPLLLFGVVALFAFTFVPYNLASERAALDRIRTESSLEALAIAKLAFFTALMGVPVAVFWLAIGHFGYDIDVLAPGALAALLLSFLLMATVAMAIMFLTRFSTSGRFVNVILLFGLFAFGGLIYPVGFFSSIRRAIARLLPVHYGMIVLRSAMLKDVPLDLFAEWIAGLLALVVLAGVGLELTIVSYRRRST, encoded by the coding sequence ATGCGCATCCGTCCGCTCCTCGTCAAAGAACTCATCTGGAGTAAGCGTAACGTCCTTGCCCTCATCGTGTTGCTGGTGGCAGTCCCGGCGGTGTTCGCCGGTGCCAGCGTGGGCTTTCAAACAGTGATTCCTACCGACATGCCGATCGGGGTCGTCGGTGCCGGGGAGAACGTTACTACCGACGACCTGACGATCACGGAGGGAGCCGTCACGTTCTTCTCCGATCCCGTCAGATACGGGTCAAAACAGGCGGCGCTTGACGATCTCCGCCGGGAGCAGGTCTATGCCGTCCTCGAAGTGCCGCCGAACGTCGGCACACAGTCGGCCGAACCTCTGGAGTTCACACTGCACGTCGACGGAAGCTTGGTCCCGTTCCGGGAGACGTCGAAGGTAATCACCAACAACCTCAATGCACGCCTGTCCGATTCCCTCCCGATAGATGTCCGGGTCTCCAGAACGGTGGTCGAACCCACTCACACGCTTCCGGAGTACCTGATTCCGCTGCTGTTGTTCGGGGTCGTGGCACTGTTTGCGTTCACGTTCGTCCCCTACAACCTCGCGAGCGAACGGGCCGCACTCGATCGGATCCGAACCGAGTCCTCTTTGGAGGCGCTGGCGATCGCGAAGCTTGCGTTCTTCACTGCCCTGATGGGGGTCCCCGTTGCCGTCTTCTGGCTGGCGATCGGCCACTTCGGGTACGACATCGACGTGCTGGCTCCGGGAGCTCTCGCAGCGTTGCTGCTGTCGTTTCTCCTCATGGCGACCGTGGCGATGGCGATCATGTTCCTGACTCGGTTCTCGACGAGTGGCCGGTTCGTCAACGTCATCCTGCTGTTCGGATTGTTCGCCTTCGGGGGACTGATCTATCCGGTCGGCTTCTTTTCGTCGATCCGGCGGGCGATTGCCCGGTTGCTCCCCGTCCACTACGGCATGATCGTCCTCCGCAGTGCGATGCTCAAAGACGTCCCCCTCGATCTCTTTGCCGAGTGGATCGCTGGCCTCCTGGCGCTGGTCGTACTGGCCGGGGTTGGCCTGGAACTGACGATCGTCTCGTACAGACGGAGGAGCACATGA
- a CDS encoding ATP-binding cassette domain-containing protein has protein sequence MNSRIDGEQPALAVEDLRREYGPITALSGVSLAIRPGDLHCLVGPNGSGKTTLFRTLLGLTTPTDGRVRRPEATVGVGFQRPVYYPDLTVAENLKVFGRLMDASNGEWRERLVTVLGLERVDHRRAGALSGGYRKKLDLALALLKRPRFLLLDEPLSDLDDVTENRLLEFLSQYAEAGNAVLVSTHRIEGFGSDLDRLTVMDGGQIVFDRTRADLDGQAESISAIYADLVGSE, from the coding sequence ATGAACTCGCGTATCGACGGTGAACAACCGGCCCTGGCGGTCGAGGACCTTCGTCGCGAGTACGGTCCGATCACGGCTCTGAGCGGTGTCTCCTTGGCGATCCGTCCAGGCGATCTCCACTGTCTGGTTGGGCCAAACGGGTCGGGCAAGACCACGCTGTTCCGGACGTTGCTGGGACTGACGACCCCGACGGACGGGCGCGTCCGTCGACCCGAGGCGACCGTCGGCGTCGGATTCCAGCGACCGGTGTACTATCCCGACTTGACCGTCGCGGAGAACCTCAAGGTGTTCGGGCGACTGATGGACGCGTCGAATGGGGAGTGGCGCGAGCGTCTCGTCACCGTGCTTGGTCTGGAGCGGGTCGATCACCGCCGGGCTGGGGCCCTCTCGGGCGGGTACAGAAAGAAACTCGACCTCGCGCTGGCGCTGCTCAAGCGACCGCGGTTCCTCTTGCTCGACGAGCCCCTATCGGACTTAGATGACGTTACTGAGAACAGACTTCTGGAGTTCCTCTCACAATATGCCGAGGCAGGCAACGCGGTACTCGTTTCGACTCACCGCATCGAGGGCTTCGGGTCCGACCTCGATCGATTGACTGTCATGGACGGGGGCCAGATCGTCTTCGACCGCACCAGGGCCGATCTGGATGGCCAAGCCGAATCGATATCCGCAATCTACGCCGACCTCGTCGGATCTGAGTGA
- a CDS encoding DUF420 domain-containing protein gives MRSTVRRHVPLLTAVLSAVSLALVFGVVGGLVPSGMLPRTSDAVIEALPHLNALLSTLALVAIGTGLVAIRRGDVRAHQRWMGTAFLLFVGFLCSYLYRIAIEGSTTFRGPAAIAPLYYLLLAIHVSLAILCLPLLYYVLLLAYGYDAAELSETNHPRVGRIAAPLWATSFALGIVVYLALYVVFPA, from the coding sequence ATGCGATCGACGGTCCGTAGACATGTCCCACTCCTGACTGCGGTGCTCTCGGCGGTCTCGCTCGCACTGGTTTTTGGCGTCGTTGGTGGGCTCGTTCCTTCGGGTATGCTCCCCCGCACCTCGGACGCCGTGATCGAGGCGCTCCCACACCTCAATGCACTGCTCAGCACCCTCGCGCTGGTCGCGATTGGGACCGGACTGGTAGCGATCCGTCGCGGTGACGTGCGTGCACACCAGCGCTGGATGGGGACTGCATTCCTCCTCTTCGTGGGCTTTCTATGTAGCTACCTCTACCGGATCGCCATCGAGGGATCGACGACCTTCAGGGGACCGGCGGCGATCGCGCCGTTGTATTACCTCTTGCTCGCGATCCACGTCTCGCTGGCGATCCTCTGTCTCCCCTTGCTCTATTACGTCCTCTTGCTGGCCTACGGGTACGATGCGGCCGAACTCTCGGAGACCAACCATCCCCGCGTCGGGCGGATCGCCGCACCACTGTGGGCCACCTCCTTTGCGCTCGGCATCGTCGTCTATCTCGCGCTGTACGTTGTCTTCCCGGCCTGA
- the purF gene encoding amidophosphoribosyltransferase produces MEEKCGVVGVSLADREAARPLYYSLYALQHRGQESAGIVTHDGFQQHSHVEMGLVGDAFDADDLAGLAGPVGIGHVRYPTAGSVDKDCAQPFTVSFKSGSLGLSHNGNLVNADAVREELAELGHAFTSDGDTEVIAHDLARNLLESDLVRAVKRTMERIHGSYSLTITHDDTVLGVRDPQGNRPLCIGELEDGYILASESVAIDTLGGELIRDVRPGELVVLHPDGEGYDTYQLVETDRTANCFFEYVYFARPDSIIDGQLVYDARRDLGRKLYEESGIDTDVVLPVPDSGRAFASGYATAAEDVEFAEGLMKNRYVGRTFIMPTQDERERAVRLKLNPIKNTIEGKSVTLIDDSIVRGTTSTQLIELLRDAGAEEIHMRIGAPPIVAPCYMGIDMASREELIAGDRSVEEIREEIGADSLSYLSIDAIAETLETDRSDLCLGCVTGEYPYDIDGETADREIDSQAIGVPEVADD; encoded by the coding sequence ATGGAAGAGAAGTGCGGCGTCGTCGGCGTCTCACTCGCCGACCGCGAGGCCGCTCGACCGCTTTACTACTCGCTGTATGCCCTCCAGCATCGCGGCCAGGAATCGGCCGGGATCGTCACACACGACGGCTTCCAGCAGCACAGCCACGTGGAGATGGGGCTGGTCGGGGACGCCTTCGACGCCGACGATTTGGCGGGACTCGCGGGTCCTGTCGGAATCGGCCACGTCCGATACCCGACTGCCGGGAGTGTCGACAAGGACTGCGCACAGCCCTTTACAGTATCGTTCAAGAGTGGTTCGCTCGGTTTGAGTCACAACGGCAATCTGGTTAATGCCGACGCCGTCCGGGAGGAACTCGCCGAGCTGGGTCACGCATTCACCTCGGACGGCGACACAGAGGTTATTGCCCACGACCTGGCGCGAAATCTCCTGGAATCCGATCTCGTCCGGGCGGTCAAGCGCACCATGGAGCGGATTCACGGCTCTTACTCGCTGACGATCACGCACGACGATACCGTTCTGGGCGTCCGAGATCCACAGGGCAATCGGCCGCTGTGTATCGGCGAACTCGAGGACGGATACATTCTCGCTTCCGAATCCGTCGCGATCGACACGCTCGGAGGTGAATTGATCCGTGACGTCCGACCGGGCGAGCTGGTCGTCCTCCATCCGGACGGCGAGGGCTACGACACGTACCAGCTCGTCGAGACCGACCGGACGGCGAACTGTTTCTTCGAGTACGTCTACTTCGCCCGCCCGGACTCGATCATCGACGGCCAGCTCGTTTACGACGCGCGGCGGGACCTCGGACGGAAGCTCTACGAGGAATCGGGTATCGACACCGACGTCGTGCTTCCGGTTCCCGACTCGGGGCGGGCGTTCGCTTCGGGATATGCGACGGCCGCCGAAGATGTCGAGTTCGCAGAAGGGCTGATGAAGAACCGCTACGTCGGACGAACCTTCATCATGCCGACCCAGGACGAGCGCGAGCGGGCCGTTCGGCTGAAGCTCAATCCGATCAAGAACACGATCGAGGGCAAAAGCGTCACGCTCATCGACGATTCGATCGTCCGCGGGACGACCTCGACGCAGTTGATTGAACTATTGCGAGACGCCGGAGCCGAAGAGATCCACATGCGGATCGGCGCGCCGCCGATCGTCGCGCCGTGTTACATGGGGATCGACATGGCCTCCCGTGAGGAACTCATCGCGGGCGATCGGTCCGTCGAGGAAATCCGCGAAGAGATCGGTGCCGACAGTCTCTCGTACCTCTCGATCGACGCCATCGCCGAGACACTGGAGACTGATCGTTCGGATCTCTGTCTCGGGTGTGTCACCGGCGAGTATCCCTACGACATCGACGGCGAAACCGCCGACCGGGAAATCGACTCACAGGCGATCGGCGTCCCCGAAGTCGCCGACGACTGA
- a CDS encoding 50S ribosomal protein L37e, whose protein sequence is MTGKGTPSQGKKNKTTHVKCRRCGEKSYHASKGVCSSCGFGKSAKRRDYEWQDKAGE, encoded by the coding sequence ATGACCGGAAAAGGTACGCCGAGTCAAGGGAAGAAGAACAAGACGACACACGTCAAGTGTCGGCGCTGTGGCGAGAAGTCCTATCACGCCTCGAAGGGCGTCTGCTCGTCGTGTGGCTTCGGCAAGTCGGCCAAGCGACGCGACTACGAGTGGCAGGACAAAGCCGGCGAATAG
- a CDS encoding LSM domain-containing protein → MSESEKPLDVLEASLGTEVIVALKDGTERVGELSGYDQHMNLVLEDAQDTTIIRGDNVVSIRP, encoded by the coding sequence ATGAGCGAGAGCGAGAAACCGCTTGACGTACTGGAGGCGTCGCTGGGAACCGAAGTAATCGTCGCCCTCAAAGACGGGACCGAGCGCGTCGGCGAACTCTCCGGCTACGACCAGCACATGAATCTGGTGCTGGAAGACGCCCAAGACACAACGATTATACGCGGCGACAACGTCGTCTCGATACGTCCATGA
- a CDS encoding M20/M25/M40 family metallo-hydrolase, translating to MQDTQREFLDSLLETSSPSGFETPSQRVWIEYVSGFADEVRTDEYGNAVAVHEGGDGTAIAIAGHGDEIGFMIRDITEDGYLRLSRIGGSDRTVTRGQHVTVHTDDGPVAGVVGQTAIHLRDREDERLEDVAEQFVDIGVDDGDAARDLVEIGDPVTFASGLESLAETRLAARGMDNRVGIWTAAEALRRAKAADADATIYAVSTVQEELGTQGAKMVGFDLDPDAIIAVDVTHATDTPGVPGKRSNGIELGGGPVVARGSANHPRLVEALRSVGDDEGIPPQLEATGSSTGTDADAFYTQRGGVPTVNLGLPNRYMHTPVEVIDTDDLDRAADLLGAFAASAGEHAPFAVSPEKGVNDQ from the coding sequence ATGCAGGACACACAGCGGGAGTTTCTCGACTCGCTTCTGGAGACCTCGAGCCCCTCAGGCTTTGAAACGCCGAGTCAACGCGTCTGGATCGAATACGTCTCAGGGTTCGCCGACGAGGTGCGGACAGACGAGTACGGCAACGCCGTGGCTGTCCACGAGGGCGGAGACGGGACAGCGATCGCGATCGCAGGACACGGCGACGAGATCGGGTTCATGATCCGTGACATTACCGAGGATGGCTATCTCAGGCTGTCCCGAATCGGTGGTTCCGACCGGACCGTCACCCGCGGGCAACACGTCACTGTCCACACGGACGACGGCCCCGTTGCCGGCGTCGTCGGCCAGACCGCGATCCACCTGCGCGATCGTGAGGACGAGCGCCTCGAAGACGTGGCCGAGCAGTTTGTCGACATCGGCGTCGACGACGGCGACGCCGCTCGTGACCTCGTCGAGATCGGCGACCCGGTGACGTTCGCATCAGGACTGGAATCGCTTGCAGAGACGCGACTGGCAGCCCGGGGGATGGACAACCGCGTGGGGATCTGGACGGCCGCGGAGGCGCTCCGGCGGGCGAAGGCGGCCGACGCCGACGCGACGATATACGCCGTCAGCACCGTCCAGGAAGAACTCGGGACGCAAGGCGCGAAGATGGTGGGGTTCGATCTGGATCCGGACGCGATCATCGCCGTGGACGTCACCCACGCGACGGATACCCCCGGTGTACCTGGGAAGCGATCGAACGGGATCGAGCTCGGCGGCGGCCCGGTCGTCGCCCGCGGGAGCGCAAACCATCCCCGCCTCGTGGAGGCACTCCGATCCGTGGGCGACGATGAGGGGATCCCTCCCCAGTTGGAGGCGACCGGCAGCTCAACCGGCACCGATGCCGACGCGTTCTACACCCAGCGGGGCGGCGTCCCAACGGTGAATCTGGGCCTTCCCAACCGGTATATGCACACGCCCGTCGAGGTTATCGACACCGACGATCTGGACCGGGCCGCTGACCTGCTCGGTGCTTTCGCCGCCTCCGCCGGCGAGCATGCGCCGTTTGCTGTCAGTCCCGAGAAAGGCGTAAATGATCAATAA